A part of Pseudoalteromonas arctica A 37-1-2 genomic DNA contains:
- a CDS encoding AAA family ATPase yields MAANAFSQLKTYLDTQIIGQPELTQALLIAILADGHLLVEGPPGLAKTRAVNALAKGIEGSFQRVQFTPDLLPADVTGTDIYRQQTSEFVFEKGPLFHNLILADEINRAPAKVQSALLEAMAERQVTVGKNTYPLSELFLVMATQNPLEQEGTYPLPEAQLDRFLLHLSIGYPGAEHELDILRLTRGEALNEQQPVMQKISQSDLFAARKEILGLYLAEPLEQYLVQLIIATREGAKLDAQLGSWIEFGASPRATIALDKCARAHAWLQGRDFVAPDDIQAVVHNVLRHRIILSYEAQADGITKDQVISRIVELVAVP; encoded by the coding sequence ATGGCAGCTAACGCATTTTCACAATTAAAAACGTACTTAGATACACAAATCATTGGCCAGCCAGAGCTTACACAAGCGCTACTTATTGCTATTTTAGCTGATGGTCACTTATTAGTAGAAGGCCCTCCTGGGCTTGCAAAAACACGTGCAGTTAATGCACTTGCTAAAGGTATTGAAGGATCGTTTCAGCGCGTACAGTTTACGCCAGACTTATTACCGGCTGATGTAACAGGTACCGATATTTATCGCCAACAAACTAGCGAGTTTGTATTTGAAAAAGGCCCTCTTTTTCACAACCTAATTTTAGCTGACGAAATTAACCGTGCACCAGCCAAAGTACAATCAGCACTATTAGAAGCCATGGCAGAGCGACAAGTGACCGTGGGTAAAAACACTTATCCGCTTAGCGAACTATTTTTAGTTATGGCAACACAAAACCCGCTAGAGCAAGAAGGGACTTACCCGTTACCAGAAGCCCAGCTGGATCGCTTTTTACTGCACCTAAGTATTGGCTACCCTGGCGCTGAGCATGAGCTTGATATACTACGTTTAACACGTGGCGAAGCGCTTAACGAGCAACAACCAGTAATGCAAAAAATTAGTCAAAGCGATTTATTTGCAGCTCGTAAAGAAATATTAGGCCTTTATTTAGCAGAGCCGCTTGAGCAATATTTAGTACAACTTATTATTGCCACCCGTGAAGGCGCTAAATTAGATGCGCAACTAGGTAGCTGGATTGAGTTTGGTGCAAGTCCGCGTGCAACAATAGCACTTGATAAATGTGCTCGTGCTCATGCATGGCTTCAAGGCCGTGACTTTGTAGCACCTGATGATATTCAAGCTGTTGTGCATAACGTACTGCGTCATCGCATTATTTTAAGTTACGAAGCCCAAGCCGATGGCATTACTAAAGATCAAGTAATAAGCCGTATAGTTGAACTTGTAGCCGTACCATAA
- a CDS encoding DUF58 domain-containing protein, translating to MQKQLESQAWLKQSHSHGVNLALKELMYYKAKAQLLELAPKVKIKNTLTGQYLAPHKGRGMEFAEVRHYQQGDDIRSIDWRVTARTGETHTKLFQEEKERPVFVFTDFSNSMLFGSKLLLKSVQAAHISALVAWSACQRGDRIGGIVFNQHSHLELKPSAREKAVLKLCHNLCDNHQQALNNIDKTAPNNFSDNLKRLNHLAKPGSLVYLVSDFNALDDASFKQLEILSRHCELIGCHISDPFEHQLPAFKQAVTVNANGQDFALPLMDNSFRERFAKNAEQAFSTRFNRLTKSGLNLISFNAATPLELQLVRK from the coding sequence ATGCAAAAACAATTAGAATCCCAAGCATGGCTCAAACAGAGCCATAGCCACGGTGTTAATTTAGCACTCAAAGAGCTGATGTATTACAAAGCCAAAGCGCAATTGCTTGAACTTGCCCCTAAGGTAAAAATAAAAAATACCTTAACAGGGCAATACCTTGCACCGCACAAAGGCCGAGGAATGGAATTTGCCGAAGTCCGACATTATCAGCAAGGTGACGATATTCGCTCTATAGATTGGCGAGTTACTGCGCGTACCGGCGAGACTCACACAAAGCTCTTTCAAGAAGAAAAAGAGCGCCCTGTGTTTGTATTTACTGATTTTTCTAACTCAATGCTGTTTGGTTCAAAGTTACTATTAAAGTCGGTGCAAGCTGCGCATATAAGCGCTCTTGTTGCATGGTCGGCGTGTCAGCGCGGCGATAGAATTGGCGGTATTGTGTTTAATCAGCACTCGCATTTGGAGCTAAAGCCCAGCGCCCGTGAAAAAGCAGTCCTTAAGCTTTGTCATAATTTATGCGACAACCACCAGCAAGCACTCAACAACATTGATAAAACAGCCCCTAACAACTTTAGCGATAACCTAAAGCGCCTTAACCATTTAGCAAAACCAGGCAGCTTAGTGTATTTAGTGTCTGATTTTAATGCTCTGGATGATGCCAGCTTTAAGCAACTCGAAATATTAAGCCGCCACTGCGAGCTGATTGGTTGCCACATAAGCGATCCATTTGAGCATCAGTTACCTGCGTTTAAGCAAGCAGTCACCGTTAATGCAAATGGTCAAGACTTTGCCCTACCATTAATGGATAACAGCTTTAGAGAACGCTTTGCTAAAAATGCTGAGCAAGCATTTAGTACGCGCTTTAATCGCTTAACTAAATCGGGTCTTAATTTAATATCATTCAATGCAGCAACACCGCTTGAGCTGCAATTAGTGAGAAAATAA
- a CDS encoding DUF4381 domain-containing protein yields MQTNPLDGLHDIIAPSQVNWWPLAPAWWVIIALLFLALCAAIYIFYKKHKFKKPKRYAIQLSQSEQNPQQLHIILKRLVIEYYDKRLAAQSTSKWCTTLNTLTGLSFTEQEILSLYNPSQKDTTLCEKFRQGIKQFKIKESVNV; encoded by the coding sequence ATGCAAACCAATCCACTCGATGGCCTGCACGATATAATAGCGCCAAGCCAAGTTAATTGGTGGCCACTCGCCCCTGCTTGGTGGGTTATTATTGCACTGCTGTTTTTAGCACTGTGCGCAGCTATTTATATATTTTACAAAAAACATAAATTTAAAAAGCCTAAACGCTACGCAATACAATTGAGCCAAAGTGAGCAAAATCCTCAGCAACTGCATATTATTTTAAAACGTTTAGTGATTGAATATTACGACAAGCGCCTTGCTGCGCAATCTACCTCTAAATGGTGCACAACACTTAATACGCTTACCGGTTTGAGCTTTACAGAACAAGAAATACTAAGCTTGTATAACCCCAGCCAAAAAGATACAACACTGTGCGAAAAATTTCGCCAAGGTATTAAGCAATTTAAAATAAAGGAGTCAGTAAATGTTTGA
- a CDS encoding vWA domain-containing protein encodes MFEFSWPWLFLLIPLPLLLLLLKPAASNASTRLRIPSFAKHNLTSQSIEPHARRLNPFEWVIWLLLVTAAANPTWLDEPISLPNEGRDIMLAVDLSGSMTEQDMAYNGQYVDRLTMVKAVLSDFIEQRQGDRLGLILFGDTAFLQTPLTRDVKTVSKMLSEAQIGLVGRATAIGDALGLSVKRFANKDESNRIVVLLTDGQNTAGNLNPEDALLLAREEGIKVYTIGVGSDNPRGFSLFNMGGSSGSSLDESLLKKIAEQTGGLYFRAKDVAALQQIYAELDKLEPISADEQTFRPQSSLFYYPLLIAILLISLKVMLSTLRALKEPN; translated from the coding sequence ATGTTTGAATTTAGCTGGCCATGGTTATTTTTATTAATACCCTTACCTTTATTACTTTTACTATTAAAACCCGCAGCAAGTAATGCCAGTACGCGTTTACGTATACCCAGTTTTGCAAAGCACAATTTAACCAGTCAAAGCATTGAGCCACACGCACGACGTTTAAATCCTTTCGAGTGGGTAATTTGGTTATTACTTGTTACTGCCGCTGCCAATCCAACATGGTTAGATGAGCCAATCTCATTACCAAATGAAGGGCGCGATATAATGTTAGCGGTTGACTTGTCAGGCTCAATGACCGAACAAGACATGGCTTACAATGGCCAATATGTTGACCGCCTTACCATGGTAAAAGCCGTACTCAGTGATTTTATAGAGCAGCGTCAAGGCGACAGGCTTGGGCTGATATTATTTGGCGACACCGCATTTTTACAAACCCCGCTCACGCGCGACGTTAAAACAGTAAGTAAAATGCTCAGTGAAGCGCAAATTGGTTTAGTGGGACGCGCAACAGCCATTGGTGATGCATTGGGTCTTTCGGTAAAACGCTTTGCCAATAAAGATGAGAGTAACCGTATTGTGGTGCTATTAACCGACGGACAAAACACCGCGGGCAATTTAAACCCAGAAGATGCTCTGCTGCTAGCTCGCGAGGAAGGTATTAAAGTGTACACCATTGGCGTTGGCTCAGATAATCCACGCGGCTTTAGCCTCTTTAACATGGGTGGCTCTAGTGGCAGTAGTTTAGATGAAAGCTTACTTAAAAAGATTGCCGAGCAAACTGGCGGATTATACTTTAGAGCCAAAGATGTAGCAGCCCTTCAACAAATTTACGCAGAGCTTGATAAACTTGAACCTATTAGCGCTGATGAACAAACATTCCGCCCACAAAGCTCATTATTTTACTACCCGTTACTTATCGCTATTTTACTTATTAGCTTAAAAGTAATGCTGAGTACACTGCGTGCATTAAAGGAGCCAAACTAA
- a CDS encoding VWA domain-containing protein, protein MDFEFIRPALLWLLIPAVALFFVALIKHKKTTSEQLIAPHLAQFIMSEANTKASQPLWLVALFCSLGILFSAGPSFEKKQAPVFQSKSARVIVMDMSYSMYSTDILPNRLMQSRFKALDMIELFKEGDTALVAYAGTAYIISPLTNDATTLSNLIPSLSPEIMPDKGSNVLAGLDMAKELLTQAGYIDGDIILVTDGIDQQEQSDVSSFTSNTQYRLNIYGVGTAQGAPIKLPEGGFLKDRYGQIVVPTLNASQLKNLASSSGGKFASYQPSNNDINTFAPNAQSELLKDEKQSHALWRIDAGIYGLLLLLPFGLYLFRRAALLGAFLAFSFLPQQNAYAVELPTLLQNADQRALEAYKNKEYDAATQAQSSELKGAALYQQGNFDAALNEFSNDKSATGLYNYGNALAKAGKLEDAIEAYKQAQTLQDDFTQATDNQALVEQLLNQQEQQNQQDQQSDGDDSQDQDDSQKKDEQNQGQNSDESKQDQQQNGDKSDSEKGENESQSSNDEKSDKESDKESEQSKDQQGEPGEQSDKQNEPDMQAQPQSEQGQNKDADQPKDEQQQSKPQAMNEQPATDEQKQNAQQQAMQAQASELTNEEKEKAQQLNQLLRKVPDDPAILLRNKMQLEAQKRQYKRRPTGVEKSW, encoded by the coding sequence ATGGATTTTGAATTTATTCGCCCCGCTCTTTTATGGTTACTCATACCTGCTGTGGCATTATTTTTTGTCGCCTTAATTAAGCATAAAAAAACGACTAGTGAGCAGCTAATTGCACCGCATTTAGCACAATTTATAATGAGCGAAGCAAACACTAAAGCCAGCCAGCCACTTTGGTTAGTTGCTTTGTTTTGCAGCCTTGGCATTTTATTTAGTGCTGGGCCTAGCTTTGAGAAAAAACAAGCTCCTGTATTTCAAAGTAAAAGTGCCCGTGTAATTGTTATGGATATGTCGTACTCAATGTATAGCACCGATATTTTACCAAATCGTTTAATGCAATCACGCTTTAAAGCGCTTGATATGATTGAGCTGTTTAAAGAAGGTGATACCGCGCTTGTAGCTTACGCAGGCACGGCCTATATAATATCGCCACTAACAAACGACGCCACAACACTTAGTAATTTAATTCCAAGCTTAAGCCCTGAAATAATGCCAGACAAAGGCTCAAACGTTTTAGCCGGTCTTGATATGGCCAAAGAGCTATTAACACAAGCGGGTTATATTGATGGCGACATTATTTTAGTGACCGACGGTATTGACCAGCAAGAACAAAGCGACGTGAGTAGCTTTACCAGTAACACCCAATATAGATTAAATATATATGGCGTAGGTACCGCTCAAGGCGCTCCAATTAAGTTACCTGAAGGTGGTTTTTTGAAAGACAGATACGGCCAAATTGTAGTACCTACTCTCAATGCCAGTCAGCTTAAAAATTTAGCATCGAGCAGTGGTGGTAAATTTGCTAGTTACCAGCCTAGTAATAACGACATAAATACGTTTGCCCCAAATGCACAAAGTGAATTATTGAAAGACGAAAAACAAAGCCACGCACTTTGGCGAATAGATGCAGGTATATACGGACTCTTGTTATTACTGCCATTTGGCTTGTATTTATTTAGACGCGCTGCCTTGCTGGGGGCTTTTTTAGCCTTTAGCTTTTTACCGCAGCAAAATGCGTATGCCGTAGAGCTTCCTACTCTTTTGCAAAATGCAGATCAACGTGCATTAGAGGCTTACAAAAATAAAGAATACGATGCAGCAACACAGGCGCAATCGAGTGAGTTAAAAGGCGCGGCGCTTTACCAGCAAGGTAATTTTGATGCTGCACTTAATGAGTTTAGTAATGATAAGTCGGCTACCGGTTTATACAACTACGGTAATGCCCTTGCCAAAGCTGGCAAGCTTGAGGACGCCATTGAAGCCTACAAACAAGCCCAAACCTTACAAGACGACTTTACACAAGCAACTGACAACCAAGCTTTAGTTGAACAATTACTCAATCAACAAGAGCAACAAAACCAGCAAGATCAGCAAAGCGACGGCGACGACTCTCAAGACCAAGATGATAGCCAGAAAAAAGATGAGCAAAACCAAGGGCAAAATTCTGATGAGTCAAAACAGGATCAGCAACAAAATGGTGATAAAAGCGATTCTGAAAAAGGCGAAAACGAAAGTCAAAGCTCAAACGATGAAAAATCTGATAAAGAATCAGATAAAGAGTCTGAACAATCAAAAGATCAACAAGGTGAGCCTGGCGAGCAATCAGACAAGCAAAATGAACCTGATATGCAAGCTCAGCCACAAAGTGAGCAAGGGCAAAATAAAGACGCTGACCAACCTAAAGACGAGCAGCAACAAAGTAAGCCACAAGCAATGAATGAGCAACCTGCTACTGATGAGCAAAAACAAAATGCTCAGCAACAAGCTATGCAAGCCCAAGCAAGTGAGCTCACTAATGAAGAAAAAGAAAAAGCACAACAGCTTAATCAACTACTTAGAAAAGTCCCGGACGATCCGGCTATTTTATTACGGAATAAAATGCAATTAGAAGCCCAAAAAAGACAATATAAACGTCGCCCTACAGGAGTCGAAAAATCATGGTAA